CGGCGACGCGGCCGATGGAGGTGCGCAGCAGGAAGACGTCGGGCGCCTCCTCGCGCTGCCACCGCCACTTGTTGGAGAGGAACGTGGCGGCCTTGAGGGTGCGCCCGTCGACAGCGGGCACCAGGAAGCCGTTTCCCTCGGGAAACACCTCTCCGGAGACGTGGCCCGGCCCGCTCCCGTGCGCCCGGGTGAGGGCCTCCGCGCGCGGAAACGCCAACGTCACCACGGCGGTGCTGGCGTGCTGGATCGCGCCGAGGTCGGCGTCGGCCAGCGGCGCGTGCGGCCGCAGCAGCTCCGCGGCCTCGTACGCGGGCACGGCGAGGATCACCGCGTCCGCCTCCAGGAGGAGGGGACCGTCGCCTGTGGAGGCCAGGACACGCCACCGTCCTGCCGGGGTGCGCTGCAGCTCACGCGCGCGCGTGCCGGTGAGCACCCGGGCGCCGCTCGCCGCGGCGACGGCGAGGGGCAGACGCCCGGTGCCGCCGTGCAGGCCCTGGACGGGGACGGCACGGGGGGCGCCCGCGCGCGGGAAGGACCCGCCGTCGGGCGTACGCGTCCGGCGCAGCGCCGCGAGCAGCGGCTCCCCGCGCTCGGCGACCGCCGCCACGCGCGGCAGCACGGTACGCAGCGAGAGCCGGTCGGGGCGGCCCGCGTAGACCCCGCCGAGCAGCGGCTCCACGAGCCGGTCCACGGTCTCCTGCCCGAGCCGGCCGCCGAGGTACTCGGCCACCGACGCGTCCTCGGTCATCGGCTCGGCCGGCAGCGCCTCCTCGTGGCGCAGCCTGGCCACGCCCTCGTCGGACAGCAGCCCCGTGCCCGCCAGCGCGTCCGGGTCGGTGGGGATGCCCATGACGTGGCCGGGCGGCAGCGGGCGCAGCGCACCGTTCGACCACAGGGTGGTGGGCGCGGGAGCGGGGTCGCACAGCGCGTCGCCGAGGCCGACCTCCTGGGCCAGGCGCACGGCCTCGGGGCGGAGCGCCATCAGGGACTCGGCGCCCTCGTCGACGGGGACGCCCGCGAGGGTGCCGGTGCGCAGCTTCCCGCCGATGCGAGGGGCACCCTCCAGGACGGTCACTTCCGCGTCGGCGCGCAGCCGCCAGGCGGCGGTAAGGCCGCTGATGCCGCCGCCGACGACGATCACTGAACGCGTCATGCCGTACGTCCTTCCCGGAGCAGCTCCCGCAGCTCGTCCTGGTAGGGGAAGCTCCCCGGTTCGTACGCGCACCAGGGGTCGGCGGCGAGCACCCGCCCCGTCGCCCCGTACGCGCGTGAACGGGAGCCCCCGCACACGGTGTTGAACTCGCAGCGTCCGCACGCGCCGCCGAGCAGCGTGGGTTCGCGCAACGTCGTGAACAGCGCGGAGCCGCGGTAGATGTCGACCAGCGGATGGTGCTTCACGTTGCCGGCCGACAGCGGCAGGAAGCCGCTGGGACGGACCTCTCCGGTGTGCGACACGAAGACGAAGCCGCGCCCCGAGCCGACGTCCATGGGCGGCCTGCGCACCGCGCGCCGCTCCCCGTCGTGCAGGCCGAGGGCACGCGCGCGTGCCGTCAGACGGGCGTACAGGGAGCCCAACGCGGGCTCCTCGCCGTGCCGTTCCAGCAGGGTGCGCTGGAGGGCCACGCGGCGGAAGTGATGGCCCTCCGTGGTCTTGGTGGCCATGACCGCGCCCGTGTCGTACAGGAAGTGCAGGACGTCCTCGACCTCGTCGGCGGTGAGCGAGGCCAGCTGTTCGCCGCGCCCTGTCGGCACCAGCACGAAGCCGCTCCACAGCATCGCGCCCTCCCTGCGCACCAGGGCCGCGATGTCCGCGAGGTCCTCCAGGCTGTCGCGGGTGACGGTGGTGTTGACCTGCACCTTCAGGCCTAGTTCGCGGGCCGTGCGCCAGCCGTCGAGGGTCCATTCGAAGACGCCGTCCACGCCGCGGAAGGCGTCGTGCCGCACGGCCGTGGACCCGTCGATGCTCAGGGACAGGGCGACGGCGCCCGCGTCGCGCACGGCGGCCAGGTTCGCCCGGTCCAGCGTCGGCGTCCCCGAGGGGGAGACGGCGACGCGCAGTCCGAGGGCTGTTCCGTAGGCGACGAGGTCGGTGAGGTCGGGCCGCTGGAACGGGTCGCCGCCGGTGATCACGAAGAGCGGGCCCGGCTTCCCGAAGGCGGCGATCTGGTCCATGAGGCGGCGGGCGTCCGCGCCGTCCAGCTCGCGCGGGTCGCGTGCGGGCTGCGCCTCGGCCCTGCAGTGCAGACAGGCCAGGGGGCACGCGCGCGTGGCCTCCCAGATGACGATGAAGGGGCGCTCGGCGACGTCGTGCCGCGGACGCCGTACGACGCGGCTTGCGGCGCGGCTCACGAGGCGCGCTCCCAGCCGCGCTTCGGACGCCGGTTCGCGAGCTCCTGGGGGTCCCGGCCGCGGTAGACGACGTAGGGCCTGAACACGTACTTGAAGGGCGCGCTGACGACGTGGGCGAGCCGTGAGAACGGGATCAGTGCGAACAGCGCGAAGCCGAAGACGATGTGCAGCTTGAAGGCGAGGGGCGCGGCGCCCATCAGGTGGTAGTCGGGCTGGAGCGTGAACAGGCTGCGGAACCAGACGGAGATGCCCTCGCGGTAGTTGTAGTCGACCACTCCGGAGGAGTTGAGGACGGTCGCGAGGAGGCCGAGCAGCATCGCCCCGAGCAGCACCGTGTACATCAGGTGGTCACTACGGAGAGTGGCTTTGCGGACGGCCGGCACCGTGCAGCGCCGGTACACGAGGATGCCGATGCCGACGGCGGCCGCGACACCCGCGACCGCGCCGGTGGAGACCGCCATCAGGTGGTACGTGTGGTCGCTGACGCCCACCGCGTCGGTCCAGCTGTCCGGGATGACGAGGCCCACGACGTGGCCGAGCACCACGAACACCATGCCGAAGTGGAAGAGCGGTGAGCCGATGCGCAGCAGCCGTGACTCCTGCAGCTGCGAGGAGTGCGTGGTCAGGCCGAACCGGTCGTAGCGGGCCCGCCAGACCAGACCCGCGATCAGGAGGGTGACGGCGACGTAGGGCATGACGCCCCACAGGAGGAGGTCCATCACGCCGGGGTCCTTTCCTGGGCGGCGGTTTTCCGGACGGCGGATGTCCGGGCGGTGGGCCAGGGGAGGTCCACGCCGGGGCCGAAGGGTTCGAGTCCGACGGTCTCGCGGGGCGGCCCGCTGCGGGCCAGCGCCTTCGCCTCGGCGCGCGTCTTCGGGGAGGGACCGGGGAGCGTCCCGCAGACCGCTTCGAGCACGCGCGCGTAGGGCGTGTCCGCGTCGGTCACGGCGAGCCGCAGCAGTTCGAGTCCGGCCCGGTGCTCCTCCAGGAGGGCGGTGCCGGCCTCCTCCTCGCGGGCGGCGAACTCCAGCAGCACCGGGAGGAAGTCGGGCAGCTCCTTGGAGGCGAACTCCAGGCCGTGCTCGCGGTACACCTGCTTGACGCGCACCAGGGAGAGCCCCCGGTTGCGGGTGTCGCCGTCCGACCACCAGGTGAGGTAGAGGCAGCGGCGGTTACGGGTGTCGAAGACGTCCGTGTAGTGCGCGGCGAGGTCCAGGGGGCGTCGCACGCGCGCGTGGGCGATGAATTCCCGCAGCAGCGGGTGGTCGGTCGCTTCGTGGAGGCGGTCCAGCTCCGCGTACAGCCGCTCGTCCGGGTACTGCAGGAGCCGCCCGGCGACGAGCCGGACGACGGCGTCGGGGGTCATACGTTCCTCCGGGTGGGGCTGAGGTTGAGCATGACGCGCTCCTGGGGAGCACTGCCCGGGGCGTCGGCGACCGGGCAGCCGTCGGCCACGTCGTTCAGGGGGTGCGTCTCCGCGAGGGCGTCCGCGTCGGCGCGGGCGGCGGTCGGGACCACGTACCGGTCCTCGTACTTGGCGATCGCCAGGAGCCGGAACATGTCCTCCATCTCCTGGCCGGTGAGGCCGACCGCCGAGGCGATGGACTCGTCGCGCTCCTCACCGAGGTTGACGCGGCGCATGTAGGCGCGCATGGCGGCCATCCGGTGCAGCACCGCGTCCACGGCGTGGGTGTCGCCCGCGGTGAGCAGCGCGGCGAGGTACTCCACCGGGATGCGCAGTGCGTCGATCGCTCCGAAGAGGTTGCCCGCGTCCTCCCCGTCGCGGCCCGCGGCGGCCACCGCCTCGACCACCGGGGACAGCGGCGGCACGTACCAGACCATCGGCATGGTGCGGTACTCCGGATGCAGCGGCAGCGCGACCTGGTACGTCCTGATGAGGTCGTACACGGGGGAGCGGCGGGCCGCGTCGAGCCACTCGTCGGTGATGCCCGAGGCCCGGGCGGCGGCCACGACCGCCGGGTCGTTCGGATCGAGGAAGCACTCCAACTGGGCCGGATAGAGGTCCTGTTCGTCCTCCACGGCGGCGGCCTCGGCGACCTTGTCGGCGTCGTACAGCATGACGCCCAGGTAGCGCATGCGGCCGACGCAGGTCTCCGAGCAGATGGTCGGCATCCCGGCCTCCACGCGCGGGAAGCAGAAGGTGCACTTCTCCGCCTTGCCGGTGGCGTGGTTGAAGTAGACCTTCTTGTAGGGGCAGCCGGTCACGCACATCCGCCAGCCGCGGCACTGGTCCTGGTCGACGAGGACGATGCCGTCCTCCACGCGCTTGTACATCGCTCCGGAGGGGCACGACGAGACGCACGCGGGGTTGAGGCAGTGCTCGCAGATCCGCGGCAGGTAGAACATGAAGCTCTGCTCGAACTCGAAGCGGATCTTCTCGCCCACCTCGTCGCGGACCTTCTCGACCAGCGGGTCCTTGGGGCCGTGCTCCGGGGCGCCGCCGAGGTTGTCGTCCCAGTTGGGGCCCCATTCGATGGTGCCGATGGGCTCGCCCGTCACCTGCGAGACCGGCTTGGCGACGGGCATGTCGTCGCCCGCCGGGGCGTCGGTGAGGTTCTTGTACTCGTACGTCCACGGCTGGTAGTAGTCCGAAAGCTCAGGCAGCTCGGGGTTGGCGAAGATCTGCCCGAGCCGCTTGAGGCGCCCTCCGGCCCTCAGCCGCAGCCGGCCGGACCTGGTCCGCTCCCAGCCGCCCTTCCACCGCTCCTGGTCCTCCCAGCGGCGCGGATAGCCCTGTCCGGGGAGCGTCTCGACGTTGTTGAACCAGACGTACTCGGTGCCCTTGCGGTTTGTCCACGCCTGCTTGCAGGTGACGGAACACGTGTGGCAGCCGATGCACTTGTCGAGGTTCATGACCATGGCGACTTGGGTCATGACGCGTCCGATGGTGACTCCGTCACGGGGCATCAGTAGGTGACCTCCTGGTCGCGGCGGCGGATGACCGTCACCTCGTCACGCTGGTTGCCCGTCGGGCCCAGGTAGTTGAACGCCCACGTCAACTGGGCGTAGCCGCCCACCAGGTGGGTGGGCTTGAGCATGATCCGGGTGAGGGAGTTGTGGATGCCGCCGCGGCGGCCCGTCTTCTCCGTCTTCGGGACACCGACCGTCCGCTCCTGGGCGTGGTTCATGTAGACCGTCCCCGGCGGCATCTTGTGGGACACGATCGCGCGGGCCGTGACGACGCCGTTGCGGTTCACGGCCTCGATCCACTCGTTGTCGCGCACCCCGATGGCGTCCGCGTCCTGCGGGGACATCCACACCGTCTGGCCGCCCCTGCCGAGCGTCATCATGTAGAGGTTGTCCTGGTACTGGGAGTGGATCGCCCACTTGTTGTGCGGGGTCAGGAACCGCACGGCGACCTCGCGGCCGTCCTTTGCGCCGTCCGTCCGGGAACCCAACTCGGGCTCTCCGTAGAGGCGGTGCATGTTCAGCGGCGGCTTGTAGACGGGCAGCGCCTCGCCGACCTCGTGGATCCAGTCGTGGTCGAGGAAGAAGTGCTGGCGCCCGGTGAGGGTGTGCCACGGCTTCAGGTGCTCGGTGTTGACGGTGAACGCGGTGTAGCGGCGCCCTCCGGACTCGCTGCCCGACCACTCGGGCGACGTGATGACCGGCACCGGCCGTGCCTGGGTGTCCGCGAACGTGATCCGCTTCCCCTCGGCCTCGGCGGCCAGGTGCGCCATCTCCGTCCCGACGCGTTTCTCCAGCGTCTCGAAGCCCTGGGTGGCCAGGCGGCCGTTGGAGGTCCCGGAGAGCGACAGGATCGCCTCACAGGCCCGTTGGGCGGTGTCCAGGCGGGGTCGGCCGTCCGCGGTGCCGCCGCGCACGGTGCCGTTCTTCGCCTTCAGGTACGCGACTTCCTCGGCGACGTCGAACGTGACCGCCTTCGTGGTGACACCCAGCTCGTCGACGAGCGGGCCGAGCGCCGCGAACTTCTCGCCGACCGCTCCGTAGTCGCGTTCCACGACGGCCAGGTTGTACATCGTGCGTCCCGGGACGGGCTCGCACTCGCCCTTCGACCAGTCCAGCGCCACCCCGCCGGGCTGCGCCATCTCACCGCCCGGGGTGTCGTGCTGCAGCGCCGTGGCGACCAGGTCGCGGCGTACGCCCAGGTGCTCGCCCGCCAGCTCGCCGAACCGGCGCGCGACGGCGAGGAACGCGTCGTAGTCGGTGCGCGCCTGCCAGGGCGGGTCCACGGCGGGAGTGAAGGCGTGCAGGAAGGGGTGCATGTCCGTGGAGGACAGGTCGTGCTTCTCGTACCAGGTCGCGGCGGGCAGGACGACGTCGGAGAGCAGCGTCGTGGACGTCATCCGGAAGTCGAGGCAGAGCAGCAGGTCGAGCTTCCCCTCGACGTCCTCGGTGTGCCACTTCACGTCGCGCGGTGTGCAACGCGGGCCGTCTTCGGGGAGGTTGGAGTGCGTGCCGAGCAGATGCTTCAGGAAGTACTCGTTGCCCTTGGAGGACGAGCCGAGCAGGTTCGCCCGCCATACGTTGAGCACGCGCGGCCAGTTGCCGGGCGCGTCGGGGTCCTCGCCCGCGAAGCCCAGCGTGCCCTCCTTCAGCTCCCGCACGGTGTCGGCCACGGGGTCCTCGGCGGCGCCGAGGTCCAGCGGGTTGCGGTCGAAGGTCGGGTACGACGGCATCCAGCCCATGCGTGCGGACGCGGCGAGACAGTCGGCGCCCGTCATCCCCTCGAAACGGCCCTCTCCCAGCGGGGAGGCGAGGGACTCGGCGGGGAGGGTGTCGTAACGCCACTGGTCGGTGTGCAGGTAGAACCAGCCCGCGCCGATCATGTGCCGGGGCGGCCGCCCCCAGTCGGACGCGCTCGCGAGCGTCGCCCAGCCCGTCACCGGACGGCACTTCTCCTGCCCTACGTAGTGCCCCCATCCGCCGCCGTTGCGCCCCTGGCAGCCGGTGAGGGTGAGCAGCGCAAGGAACGCGCGGTAGGTGGTCTCCGCGTGGAACCAGTGGTTGGTTCCCGCGCCCATGAGGATCATGCAGCGCCCTTGTGACGCCTCGGCCGTGTCGGCGAATTCGCGCGCCACGCGCGTGGCCTGCGTGGCCGGCACGGACGTGAGGGTCTCCTGCCAGGCGGGCGTGCCGGGCTGGGAGGCGTCTTCGTAGGAGGCGGGCCACTCGCCGGGCAGCCCCGCGCGCGGGACCCCGTACTGGGCGAGCATCAGGTCGTGGACGGTGGTGACGAGCCGACCGCCGACACGGCGTACGGGCACGCCGCGGCGTACGACAGCGCCGTCGCCGGAGGCGCCCTCTTCGAAGCGGGGCAGCACGATCTCGGCCGCACCCTCGCCGTACAGGGTGAGCCGGGGAACGGTGTCGCCGAGGTCGAGGTTCCAGTCGGGGGTCCCTGAGGTGCCCCAGCGGTGGCCCAGGGTGCCGTTCGGGACGGTCGGCTCACCCGTCGCGTCGTCGATCAGGACGGTTTTCCACCGCGCGTTCTCGGTCTCCTCGCCGAGGTCGGCCGCGGTGAGGAACTTGTGCGGCACGAGGCCCTTTTCGGTCTCGTCGAGCGTGACCAGGAAAGGCAGATCCGTGTAACGGCGTACGTAATCCTGGAAGAACGGAGTCTGCCGGTCGACGAAGAATTCCTTCAGGATCACGTGCCCCATCGCGAGGGCGAGGGCGCCGTCCGTTCCGGGGTGCGGGTGCATCCATTCGTCGGCGAACTTCGTGTTGTCCGCGTAATCCGGCGACACGGTGACGACTTTCTGCCCGCGGTAGCGCGCCTCCGTCATCCAGTGCGCGTCCGGAGTCCGCGTCACCGGCACATTGGAGCCCCACATCATCAAATACGCGGCGTCCCACCAGTCACCCGACTCCGGTACGTCGGTCTGGTCGCCGAACACCTGCGGAGAGGCGACGGGAAGATCCGCGTACCAGTCGTAGAAGGAGAGCATCGGGGCGCCGATGAGGGAGTGGAAACGGGCACCCGCGGCGTGCGACGCCATCGACATCGCGGGAATGGGGGAGAACCCCGAGACGCGGTCCGGGCCGTGCTCCTTGATCGTGTGCACGTGCGCCGCCGCCACGATCTCGACGGCCTCGTCCCAACTGGCCCGCACCAGGCCGCCCTTGCCGCGTGCCCGCTGGTAGCGTCGGCGGCGCTCGGGGTCGCTCTGGATGTCGGCCCAGGCGAGCACGGGGTCCTTCAGCCGCGCCTTCGCCTCCCGGTACATTTCCAGGAGCGCTCCGCGCACGTGGGGATAACGTACGCGCGTCGGCGAATACGTGTACCAGGAGAACGAGGCTCCGCGCGGACATCCGCGGGGTTCGTATTCGGGGCGGTCGGGGCCGACGCTCGGATAGTCCGTGGCCTGCGTCTCCCACGTGATGATGCCGTCCTTGACGTACACCTTCCAGCGACACGATCCGGTGCAGTTCACGCCGTGCGTGGAATACACGACCTTGTCGTGGCTCCAGCGGTCACGGTAGAAGGCCTCTCCGTCCCGGCCGCCGGTGTGCTGCACCCGGTGCAGATCCTCGGACGTCTCCGCGGTCCGGGTGAAGAAACTCCCGGCCTTCACGAGCGACTCAGCGATGTCTTTCCTCTGCTGCAACGTCACATCTCCTGGCCGTCCCGAAGAAAAGGCCGCACGGCACGTGCCACCTGCAACGACCCTAAGCCTGGGGGAGGTTGGGATACCGGGGACCAAAGTCCCGTGCAGGGGTGACCTCTTTCCGGAATTATTCGGGCCCTGTGCTGAGATGCTGGGACACATGGGCAGGAAGAAGCGCGGCGCACTCCGTTCGTGGCTGCCGAACCAGCACGGCGCGTGGGCGATGCTCGCGGTGCCGTTCGCGGCGGGCGTGTTCCTCGGCGACGGGCCGGGCGACGGCCCCCGCTGGGCCCATCTGCCACTGTTCGCCGCCTGGTTGGCGGGGTACGTCACCGCCTTCCACGTCCAGCAGTGGCTCCGCCTCCGCCGCCTCTCCCGCAACCCGAGGGCCCCGCGCCGCCACGTGCGCCCCGCCCTCGCCGCGGCGGCGGTCTCCGCGGTGTTCGGGGTGCCGCTCCTGTTCGCGTACCCCTGGCTGCTGCTCGTGGCCGCCTGCGCCGCGCCCTTCGTGGCCGTCAACACCTGGTACGCGTGGCGGAACAGGGAACGGGCCCTCCTGAACGGCCTGGCCGCGGTGGTCCCCGCCTGCGGCATGCTCCTCGTCACGCTGCGGATGGGCGGCGGCGAGCTCTCCGAAGGCCGGCGCCCCGCACTCGCCTGCCTGCTGTTCTTCGCGGGCACGGTGCCGTACGTGAAGACGATGATCCGCGAACGCGACTCACGCGCGTACTACCGGGCGTCGGTGACGTACCACGCCCTCGCCGTGCCCGTGGCGTATGTGCTCAGCCCCTGGCTGGCGGTCCTCTTCGCGGCCTACCTGGTGCGCGCGGCGGTGCTGCCCGGGAAGGGCCTCAAGGTGCCGGTGGTCGGGGCGGTGGAGGTCATGGGCGCGGTGCTGCTGCTGGCCGGTCTCCTGGTGCTGTTCTGAGGGCGGTCACAGCACTGTCAGAGCAGCCCCTTCCTTGTGAGGTGATTGAAGAACAGCCACCCCGGGAGGACCGGCAGCCACAGCGTGAGCAGTCGATAGAGCAGTACCGCTGGCGCCGCCACGTCCTTGGGCACGCCCACCGCGATCAGCCCCAGGGTCAGCGTCGCCTCGACCGCGCCCACACCGCCCGGCGTCGGCGCCGCCGATCCCAGGGCGTTGCCCGCGAGGAAGACGACCGCGACGCTCGCGAGGCTCAGTGACGTCATCTCTTCGTTGCCGAAGGCTCGCACCGAAGCGTCCAGACAGAGCACGAACATCAGGGTGAGCAGCAGCATCCCGCCGATGCCGGTGAGCAGCTTCTGCGGCCGCTGGAGTACGTCCAGCATGCGCGGCACGACACCGGCGAAAAGCGACCGCACGCGCGTGACGACGAATTTGCGCAGGAACGGGATGGCGGTCACCACGAGGACCAGCACCGCGACCGACAGCAGACCGGCGATGACGGTCCGGGACGGCGTGAACGACGGCGTCTTCTCCGTCCCCGTCAGATAGCCGAAGATCAGCAGCAGCAGGATGTGCGAGCCGAGCCCGAAGAGCTGCGAGGCACCGACGCTCGCCACCGCGAGGCCCGAGCGCACCCCGGACCGCTGTAGGAACCGCGTGTTCAGCGCGACACCGCCGACCGCGGCAGGCGCCACGATCTTCACGAACGACCCGGCGACCTGCGCCGCCACCGCCCGCAGGAACGGCACCCGCTCCGGCACGAAGCCCAGCAGGCTCATCGCCGCCGCGAAGTAGCTCAGCGCGGAGAAGCCCACCGCGGCGGCCACCCAGCCCCACTCCGCCTCCTGGAAGAGCGTGCCGAATTCGACGTGCGTCAGCTGCGAGAGCAGGAAGTAGGCGCCGATGGCACCGGCGATGAAGCTGATCAGCGTGCGCGGCCTGATCCGCTCCAGCTGCGCGGGCTCGACCGGCGCCGTCGGGCGGATGAGCAGCACCTGGTGACGGATCTGGGTGAGCAGATCCTCCTCGCGTGCCTGATCCAAAGCGTCGTCTATGGCCTGCTTCTCGGCCTGCCGCTCCTGCTTGGCGGCCTGCTTCTCCTGCTTCGAGGACGGCCTGTCCTCCTTGGCGGACGGCTTGTCCGACCGGGCGTCCTCGGAGACGTCCGCGCGCACGCTCTGCCGGGACTTGCGGGAGGCCTCCAGGACGGCCTCACGCTCGCGCTGGGACCGTTCCCTGGCCAGCCTGCTCAGCGTGGAGCGGGTGGAGCGGGTGAGGGCGATGGGCTGCAGCAGCGGCAGACAGTCGGCCACGGCGTCGGGCCCGAGGACGTCGACGGCGGTGGCGACCGCGCGCTCGGCGCCCACCCGCAGGCCGAGGGCGGCCAGGAGCTGGGCGATGTCGATGCGCAGGACCAGATCGCCCGCGGCGATCTCGCCGCCCCGCAGGTCCGTGAGGATCACGGTGCCGGAACGATCCACCAGAATCGCGTCGCCCGCCAGCCTGCGGTGCGCGATCCGCCGGGACTGCAGGGCCTGCACCTGCCGCCAGGTGTCGCACAGCAGTTCGTCGGTGATGGCGTCGTCCGGCAGGGAGTCCAGGGAGTGGCCGCCCGTGTGCTCGTAGACGAGCATCACGGCGTCGGGGCCGAGCTCGGAGGTGGCGATCAGCTTGGGCGCGTTCGCGCCGGCCGCGATGGCCGCGTACGCGAGCAGGGCCTCCTGCTCCAGCGCCTGCCGCAGGGACTGCAGGCTGCGCCGCTGGGTGATGCCCCGCAGGGTGAGCCTGCGCCAGACGCGGTAGAAGAAGCCCTGCGCCTGCTGTTCGCGGTCGATGACCGTCACATCGAGTGGAGGGCCGTCCTCCAGGGTGACGAAATAGCGGCGGCCGCGGTCGCCGTGCTCGCTGTCGGGGGACTCCTCGCGGGCGGCGCTCACGGGGTGGAAGCCGACGTGCCGCAGGCCCGCGAGCAGTGTCTGCCCGGTGGGCCGCACGTTCGGCGAGCCGACCGCGTAGAGCGTTCCGTAGGCCACGGCCCAGCCGATGAGCACCGTCAGAATGATCGAGAACGGTGTGGTGTAGCCGGTGACCAGCATCGTGAACGCGTCGAGCAGCAGCACCACGAACAGCACCAGGCGCCAGCGCGGTCTGCGGGACATGCCGACGGCCGTCATGTACGCGATCACGGGCGCGAGATAGCCGTGCACCGGATCGGTGAACGCGTGGAGGTCGGCGGGGGACGGCTTGGTCAGCGCGTCCTGGATGGAGTCGGGGGCGGCCTTCGCGACCCAGAGGTCGGTGGCGAGCGTCACGCCGTGCGCCAGGACGGCGGCCAGGACGCCGTCGGCGATGCGCAGCCCGTCCCGCTTGATCAGCCGCTCGATCGCGAACGCGACGGGGACGAGCAGCACGCCGATGCTTGCGATGAGGCCCGCGACCTTGATCAGCAGGTCGGGCGCCTGGTCCGTGCCCTTGTCGATGTCCTGTTCGAGCCCGGACGTCGTGCCGTGCGCGAACGCGGCGATGGAGAGGAGCACGGCGATGGCGAGGACGCCGACGAGGAGCCGCATGAGGTCGGACGGGCGGTGCACACGGGCGGCGAGGAGCGGTTCGTCGCGCTCGACGCGCTCGGCGTGGGCGCCGTCGTCGGCGCAGCCGGGGCTGTCGTCGAGGCCGTTCCGGGGGCCGTCGTCGAGGTCGGCCCCGAGGCCGTCGCCGACGTCGTTCTTCCCGCTGCTGTTCTCGGTCTTCTCGCTCTTCAGGGCGCGCTCACCGGTGTCCAGGTGTGACTCGGACGCAGAGGTGCCCGCCTTCTCATCGGGATGCACGCCCTGCCGCTCCGTGGTCTCTTCTTGATCTCGTATCACCAGTCACCGCCCGCACGATGGTGGCATGGACCGCCCGCGCAGGGGGGCAGCAGGGGGCAACGCAAGGCTGCGAAGTGGTCACGAAACGACACTTCGCGCCCTGTCGGACGGGCCGCGGCACGCTGTGTGGCGGGCCTGTCACGGTGTCGGTGGGGTACGGCAGGATGGTCCGGATGAGCGAGTTGCCGGAGTACGCGGAACGGGTCCTGGAGGTTGCGGAACGGATCCCTCCGGGCCGGGTGATGACCTACGGGGACGTTGCCGAGTGGCTGGAGGAAGGCGGACCGCGACAGGTCGGACGCGTGATGGCCCTCTACGGAGGGGGCGTTCCGTGGTGGCGTGTCGTCCGCTCCGACGGCGTGCTCCTGCCCGGCCACGAACTGCGGGCCCTGGAGAGGTACCGGGAGGAGGGCACTCCGCTGCGGCAGGCCTCGCGCGCCGCCCAGGGGCACGTTCCGAAGCTGGACATGCGGCGGGCGCGGTGGGACGGCGCGGCTCCGGGGGACGCGACTTCGGAGGACGTGACTCCGGAGGGCCTGGCCGGGGGCCCGGCTGGCGGCCGGGATGGGGAGGGCCCGGCTCCGGTCGGCGCGGCTCCAAAGGATCACACCTGACAGCTTCAGGCATCCGGCGGCTCGACGGGGGACCGGTGGCCCGTACGGGGGAAGGCACGCGTCCTTCGCGTCCACTGGCGTAGCGTCGACAGCACGCATCCCCTTCACCCCGCTTCATCCCGCGGCCACCGCGCGGCCGCTCACAGACCAGCACACCCACCAGGACCGGCGACCCACGTGAGTTCCCCTTCTTCCACCCGGCACCTCCGGCACCCGTCGCACCAGCAGGTACGACAGGGGATCCGGGACGGCTACCGACTGGTGCGTACGCCGCCGACCCACGTGGATCCCCCTCGCATGGACGCAGGTCAGCGCCGTGTGGTTGACCACAAGGGCGGTCCGCTGCTGGTCCTCGCCGGGCCCGGCACGGGCAAGACCACCACGCTCGTCGAGAGTG
The sequence above is a segment of the Streptomyces sp. Je 1-369 genome. Coding sequences within it:
- a CDS encoding lysylphosphatidylglycerol synthase domain-containing protein, coding for MHPDEKAGTSASESHLDTGERALKSEKTENSSGKNDVGDGLGADLDDGPRNGLDDSPGCADDGAHAERVERDEPLLAARVHRPSDLMRLLVGVLAIAVLLSIAAFAHGTTSGLEQDIDKGTDQAPDLLIKVAGLIASIGVLLVPVAFAIERLIKRDGLRIADGVLAAVLAHGVTLATDLWVAKAAPDSIQDALTKPSPADLHAFTDPVHGYLAPVIAYMTAVGMSRRPRWRLVLFVVLLLDAFTMLVTGYTTPFSIILTVLIGWAVAYGTLYAVGSPNVRPTGQTLLAGLRHVGFHPVSAAREESPDSEHGDRGRRYFVTLEDGPPLDVTVIDREQQAQGFFYRVWRRLTLRGITQRRSLQSLRQALEQEALLAYAAIAAGANAPKLIATSELGPDAVMLVYEHTGGHSLDSLPDDAITDELLCDTWRQVQALQSRRIAHRRLAGDAILVDRSGTVILTDLRGGEIAAGDLVLRIDIAQLLAALGLRVGAERAVATAVDVLGPDAVADCLPLLQPIALTRSTRSTLSRLARERSQREREAVLEASRKSRQSVRADVSEDARSDKPSAKEDRPSSKQEKQAAKQERQAEKQAIDDALDQAREEDLLTQIRHQVLLIRPTAPVEPAQLERIRPRTLISFIAGAIGAYFLLSQLTHVEFGTLFQEAEWGWVAAAVGFSALSYFAAAMSLLGFVPERVPFLRAVAAQVAGSFVKIVAPAAVGGVALNTRFLQRSGVRSGLAVASVGASQLFGLGSHILLLLIFGYLTGTEKTPSFTPSRTVIAGLLSVAVLVLVVTAIPFLRKFVVTRVRSLFAGVVPRMLDVLQRPQKLLTGIGGMLLLTLMFVLCLDASVRAFGNEEMTSLSLASVAVVFLAGNALGSAAPTPGGVGAVEATLTLGLIAVGVPKDVAAPAVLLYRLLTLWLPVLPGWLFFNHLTRKGLL
- a CDS encoding MGMT family protein, whose product is MVRMSELPEYAERVLEVAERIPPGRVMTYGDVAEWLEEGGPRQVGRVMALYGGGVPWWRVVRSDGVLLPGHELRALERYREEGTPLRQASRAAQGHVPKLDMRRARWDGAAPGDATSEDVTPEGLAGGPAGGRDGEGPAPVGAAPKDHT